The Cloeon dipterum chromosome X, ieCloDipt1.1, whole genome shotgun sequence genome includes a window with the following:
- the nac gene encoding GDP-fucose transporter 1, giving the protein MTDEEEREPLATREASAPKMGYDGPKNSLLASYVNIALAVSAYWVVSILTVFVNKALLSGETVDLKAPLFITWFQCVVSTFICFVLSSLSKIFPQHVTFPEGSPWDTSIMWKMLPLSILFTAMISFNNLCLMYVGVAFYYIGRSLTTVFNVILTYLVLGQKTSTNAVMCCLVIVMGFWLGVDQENVVGSLSVIGTIFGVLGSLALSMYSIHTKRVLPYVRQEIWLLSYYNNFYSCFLFLPLIAIDGEYHAIVNYPKLFTAYFWFLMTIGGVCGFAIGYVTALQIKVTSPLTHNISGTAKACAQTVLATYWFQETKPFLWWASNYVVLFGSGAYARVKQKEMEENHRSSLLRNQEKPV; this is encoded by the exons ATGACTGACGAGGAGGAACGCGAACCTCTGGCAACTCGTGAAGCGTCCGCCCCTAAAATGGGCTACGACGGGCCCAAAAACTCGCTGCTGGCCAGCTACGTCAACATCGCACTCGCCGTCTCCGCCTATTG GGTCGTGTCAATTCTGACGGTGTTCGTGAACAAGGCCCTGCTGAGCGGCGAGACGGTCGACCTGAAGGCACCGCTCTTCATCACCTGGTTCCAGTGCGTCGTGTCCACCTTCATCTGCTTCGTGCTCAGCAGCCTGTCCAAAATCTTTCCGCAGCATGTCACTTTCCCTGAAGGCTCGCCGTGGGATACTTCCATCATGTGGAAG ATGCTGCCGCTTTCGATTTTATTCACAGCCATGATTTCGTTCAACAATCTGTGCTTAATGTACGTCGGCGTGGCGTTTTACTACATTGGACGCTCTCTCACAACTGTGTTCAACGTCATCCTGACTTATCTAGTCTTAG GCCAGAAAACATCGACGAATGCGGTCATGTGCTGCCTGGTCATTGTCATGGGCTTCTGGCTCGGAGTTGATCAGGAAAATGTTGTTG GCTCGCTGTCAGTGATCGGAACGATTTTCGGCGTGCTGGGCTCCCTGGCGCTGTCGATGTACTCGATTCACACAAAGCGGGTGTTGCCTTACGTGCGGCAGGAGATCTGGCTGCTCTCTTACTACAACAACTTCTACTCGTGCTTCCTATTCTTGCCGCTGATTGCCATTGACGGGGAATACCACGCGATCGTCAACTACCCAAAACTCTTCACCGCCTATTTTTGGTTCCTCATGACTATTGGTGGCGTCTGCGGATTCGCCATCGGATACGTCACAGCCCTGCAAATTAAG GTTACGTCGCCTCTGACGCACAACATTTCAGGGACAGCGAAGGCGTGCGCCCAGACCGTGTTGGCCACTTACTGGTTCCAGGAAACGAAACCGTTCCTGTGGTGGGCGTCCAACTACGTGGTGCTCTTCGGCAGCGGTGCCTACGCCAGGGTCAAGCAGAAGGAGATGGAGGAGAATCACAGGAGCAGTCTGCTCAGAAACCAAGAAAAGCCAGTCTGA